The proteins below come from a single Vitis vinifera cultivar Pinot Noir 40024 chromosome 9, ASM3070453v1 genomic window:
- the LOC132254339 gene encoding ethylene-responsive transcription factor LEP-like, whose amino-acid sequence MDFNTQIANSSSSSKIKRKNQQQQQQQQPGTPAKFLGVRRRPWGRYAAEIRDPSTKERHWLGTFDTAEEAALAYDRAARSMRGVRARTNFVYSDMPPGSSVTTIISPDESQNDISALFIPPQQNNPTNQLVFSQDPVNACQFPSEFSGAGGWVPGSVTGGFQQAVTGVIGGSGVSYQFSGEDTQLPPLPPDISTPSFGSDMGQGVWNEASFLGFSEQTTGLDLVSGGSCFGMMDSGEFVQHNPLFGRITPSAINEFDLGSTSSYFF is encoded by the coding sequence ATGGATTTTAATACCCAAATAGCCAACTCATCATCTTCATCCAAGATTAAAAGGAAGAatcagcagcagcagcagcaacaacaacCAGGAACACCAGCAAAGTTTCTGGGTGTCCGAAGAAGGCCATGGGGCAGATATGCTGCAGAGATAAGGGACCCTTCAACCAAAGAGCGGCATTGGCTTGGGACTTTCGACACAGCAGAGGAGGCAGCCTTAGCCTATGACCGAGCTGCCCGTTCCATGCGTGGTGTACGTGCTCGCACCAACTTTGTTTACTCAGACATGCCACCTGGCTCTTCTGTCACCACTATCATCTCACCTGATGAATCACAGAATGATATCTCAGCCCTCTTCATTCCTCCACAACAAAACAACCCCACCAACCAACTCGTCTTTAGTCAGGACCCAGTTAATGCATGCCAGTTTCCAAGTGAATTTTCAGGTGCAGGTGGATGGGTTCCTGGAAGTGTCACTGGTGGGTTCCAACAGGCTGTCACAGGTGTTATTGGTGGTAGTGGTGTGTCTTACCAGTTCAGTGGTGAAGACACGCAGCTCCCTCCTCTGCCTCCTGACATTTCAACACCTTCTTTTGGTTCAGATATGGGTCAGGGGGTCTGGAATGAAGCTAGTTTCCTTGGATTCTCGGAGCAGACAACTGGGTTAGATTTGGTGAGTGGTGGATCATGTTTTGGAATGATGGACTCAGGAGAGTTCGTGCAACACAATCCACTATTTGGGAGGATCACTCCTTCAGCCATTAACGAGTTTGATTTGGGTTCAACATCctcttatttcttttaa
- the LOC100263263 gene encoding LOW QUALITY PROTEIN: DEAD-box ATP-dependent RNA helicase 21 (The sequence of the model RefSeq protein was modified relative to this genomic sequence to represent the inferred CDS: inserted 2 bases in 1 codon; deleted 2 bases in 1 codon), with protein MKRSIEEDISTTIASTTTTNMKKPVFLTKAQREQLALQRRQEEIAEQKRCAEQQLXSKPAPPPPTTPPTPPTNKPSDPSLDSRHHRSSRDRDRDRDRDRDRDSERRNRDREREEEAKVRGLARLEKLAEREREKELESIKEQYLGSKKPKKRVIKPSEKFRFSFDWENTEDTSRDMNSLYQNPHEAQLLFGRGFRAGMDRREQKKLAAKNEKEMREEIRKKEGVEERPEEAAAQRQKEQAAELYDTFDMRVDRHWTEKKLEEMTERDWRIFREDFNVSYKGSKIPRPMRSWVESKLSPELLKAVERAGYKTPSPIQMAAIPLGLQQRDVIGIAETGSGKTAAFVLPMLTYISRLPPISEENEAEGPYAVVMAPTRELAQQIEDETVKFAHYLGIKVVSIVGGQSIEEQGFRIRQGCEVVIATPGRLIDCLERRYAVLNQCNYVVLDEADRMIDMGFEPQVVGVLDAMPSSNLKPENEDEELDEKKIYRTTYMFSATMPPAVERLARKYLRNPVVVTIGTAGKATDLITQHVIMVKGSEKMPKLQKLLDELGDKTAIVFINTKKSTDTLAKGLDKAGYRVTTLHGGKSQEQREISLEGFRTKRYNVLVATDVAGRGIDIPDVAHVINYDMPGNIEMYTHRIGRTGRAGKTGVATTFLTLHDSDVFYDLKQMLIQSNSPVPPELARHEASKFKPGSIPDRPPRRNDTVFAH; from the exons ATGAAACGATCAATTGAGGAAGACATCAGCACCACCATcgcctccaccaccaccaccaacatGAAGAAGCCCGTCTTCTTGACCAAAGCCCAGCGCGAACAGTTGGCCCTTCAACGTCGCCAGGAAGAAATCGCCGAACAGAAGCGCTGTGCTGAACAACAGCT CTCCAAGCCCGCTCCTCCTCCGCCAACAACTCCTCCCACACCGCCT ACCAACAAACCCTCAGATCCCTCTCTGGACAGCCGCCACCACCGCTCTTCCAGAGACCGAGACCGGGATCGCGATCGCGACCGTGACCGTGATTCAGAGCGGAGAAACCGCGATCGGGAACGCGAGGAAGAGGCCAAGGTTCGGGGGCTCGCTCGCTTAGAGAAGCTAGCTGAGCGGGAGCGAGAGAAAGAGCTTGAATCCATCAAGGAACAGTACCTTGGATCCAAGAAACCTAAGAAAAGGGTTATTAAGCCTAGCGAGAAGTTCCGATTTTCCTTCGATTGGGAGAACACTGAAGACACCTCCCGCGACATGAATTCACTCTACCAAAACCCTCACGAGGCTCAGCTCTTGTTCGGAAGGGGGTTTCGTGCTGGCATGGATCGCCGTGAGCAGAAAAAGCTCGCCGCCAAGAAcgagaaagaaatgagagaggAGATTCGCAAGAAAGAGGGCGTTGAGGAGAGACCGGAGGAGGCTGCAGCTCAGAGGCAGAAGGAACAAGCCGCCGAATTGTATGATACTTTTGATATGAGAGTGGATCGCCACTGGACAGAAAAGAAGCTCGAGGAAATGACTGAGAGGGACTGGAGAATTTTTAGGGAGGATTTCAATGTATCTTACAAGGGCTCTAAGATTCCCCGCCCTATGAGGAGTTGGGTAGAGAGCAAATTGAGTCCTGAGCTGCTCAAGGCCGTGGAGAGGGCTGGCTATAAGACTCCTTCCCCTATTCAGATGGCAGCTATTCCTCTCGGACTGCAACAACGCGATGTGATTGGGATTGCTGAAACTGGTTCTGGTAAGACTGCTGCATTTGTGCTTCCCATGCTGACTTACATTTCTAGACTCCCTCCCATAAGCGAGGAGAATGAAGCTGAAGGGCCTTATGCTGTTGTAATGGCCCCTACGCGAGAACTTGCACAGCAGATTGAGGATGAAACTGTTAAGTTTGCCCATTATTTGGGTATCAAAGTGGTTTCTATTGTAGGTGGTCAGTCCATTGAAGAGCAAGGGTTTAGGATCAGGCAAGGGTGTGAGGTTGTAATTGCAACGCCTGGGCGTTTAATTGATTGCTTGGAGAGGCGTTATGCTGTTTTGAACCAATGCAATTATGTTGTTCTGGATGAGGCTGATCGCATGATTGACATGGGTTTTGAGCCACAAGTGGTGGGTGTTCTGGATGCAATGCCTTCAAGCAATTTGAAGCCAGAGAATGAAGATGAAGAGCTTGATGAGAAAAAGATATACCGGACCACTTATATGTTCAGCGCAACAATGCCACCAGCTGTGGAACGGCTTGCAAGGAAGTACCTAAGAAATCCTGTGGTTGTCACAATTGGCACTGCTGGAAAGGCCACTGATCTGATCACTCAGCATGTTATTATGGTGAAGGGATCAGAGAAAATGCCTAAGTTGCAGAAGTTGCTGGATGAACTTGGAGATAAGACAGCAATTGTGTTTATCAACACTAAAAAGTCTACAGATACTCTTGCCAAGGGTTTGGATAAGGCAGGCTACCGAGTGACAACTTTGCATGGTGGAAAGTCACAAGAGCAGAGGGAAATTAGCCTTGAAGGTTTTAGGACCAAGAGATATAATGTTTTGGTTGCAACAGATGTGGCTGGGCGTGGGATTGATATCCCTGATGTTGCTCATGTTATAAACTATGACATGCCTGGGAATATTGAGATGTACACGCATCGTATTGGACGGACGGGCCGTGCAGGGAAGACAGGGGTGGCCACTACATTCTTGACTCTGCATGATTCCGATGTCTTCTATGACCTCAAGCAGATGCTTATTCAAAGTAATAGTCCCGTGCCTCCCGAACTAGCAAGACATGAGGCTTCAAAATTCAAGCCAGGATCAATTCCTGACAGACCACCTAGACGCAATGACACAGTTTTTGCACACTGA
- the LOC100258126 gene encoding zinc finger protein GAI-ASSOCIATED FACTOR 1 — protein MSNLFQGFAQVEQLQSTIIQQSSNRSPNPSENGADGPTPITTALKKKRNLPGNPDPDAEVVALSPRTLMATNRYICEVCHKGFQRDQNLQLHRRGHNLPWKLKQRSNTEVKKRVYVCPEPNCVHHDPSRALGDLTGIKKHFCRKHGEKRWKCDKCSKRYAVQSDWKAHTKICGTREYRCDCGTIFSRKDSFVTHRAFCDASAAENYKANQQIAAAGGTPHNQPQVLFSSSMPTSESSSGANMSMNLSVFNENIDNITRPASLNSPGLTISNNLNQIFNPTTSQECFGSGIGSNNSPMGIGSTYTSATALLQKAAEMGAKISDNSIAPVLFRGFTGYSVGSTNSCGSVQETSSVISCSMGPVSATANGLYVGNQETFNKDLDAVDVRPSYAVSHSGLFDSSLFMQMKNQNPADRLEELFMGDGEKMTVDFLGVEPTAYPSNGKKRSYDGNFMGLEYSNTQQNL, from the exons ATGTCGAATTTGTTTCAGGGCTTTGCACAAGTCGAACAATTGCAGAGCACCATCATTCAACAGTCTTCTAATAGAAGTCCTAATCCCAGTGAAAACGGAGCTGATGGTCCCACTCCCATCACCACTGcattaaagaagaaaagaaatcttCCAGGGAATCCAG ACCCAGATGCAGAGGTTGTAGCATTGTCACCAAGGACTCTGATGGCAACAAATAGGTACATTTGTGAGGTGTGTCACAAGGGATTCCAGAGAGATCAAAACCTTCAGCTCCATAGAAGAGGGCACAACTTGCCATGGAAGCTAAAGCAAAGGTCAAACACAGAGGTTAAGAAGAGGGTGTATGTGTGTCCGGAGCCCAACTGCGTGCATCATGACCCAAGCCGGGCTCTTGGTGACTTGACTGGAATAAAGAAGCACTTCTGCAGAAAGCACGGAGAGAAGCGATGGAAGTGTGACAAGTGCTCAAAACGTTATGCTGTTCAATCAGACTGGAAGGCACATACAAAGATATGTGGAACCAGAGAATATCGCTGTGATTGTGGTACAATCTTCTCTAG GAAGGACAGTTTCGTAACACATAGAGCTTTCTGTGATGCATCGGCGGCGGAAAATTATAAGGCAAACCAGCAAATTGCTGCCGCAGGAGGAACGCCACACAACCAGCCTCAAGTGCTGTTCTCTTCTTCGATGCCCACTTCGGAATCAAGCTCTGGTGCAAACATGTCGATGAATTTGTCAGTTTTCAACGAGAATATTGACAATATAACAAGGCCGGCATCTCTGAATTCACCTGGGCTTACCATATCAAATAACTTAAATCAGATTTTCAATCCAACAACTTCACAGGAATGTTTTGGCTCAGGAATTGGATCGAATAATTCTCCCATGGGTATTGGCTCCACTTACACATCCGCAACTGCCTTGTTGCAAAAAGCTGCTGAAATGGGTGCTAAGATAAGTGACAATTCTATCGCCCCAGTTCTTTTCAGAGGATTTACCGGATACTCTGTTGGCAGTACGAACTCATGTGGGTCGGTCCAGGAGACTTCTTCAGTAATTAGTTGCAGTATGGGACCAGTTTCTGCAACAGCAAATGGTTTATATGTGGGAAATCAAGAAACATTTAACAAGGACTTGGATGCAGTAGATGTAAGACCTAGCTATGCTGTTTCTCACAGTGGGTTATTCGACTCTTCTTTGTTTATGCAGATGAAAAATCAAAACCCTGCAGACCGGTTGGAAGAACTATTCATGGGCGATGGTGAGAAAATGACAGTTGACTTCTTAGGGGTGGAGCCTACTGCATATCCAAGTAATGGGAAGAAAAGAAGCTATGATGGTAACTTTATGGGTTTGGAGTATTCAAACACACAGCAAAACCTTTAA